A stretch of DNA from Bactrocera neohumeralis isolate Rockhampton chromosome 6, APGP_CSIRO_Bneo_wtdbg2-racon-allhic-juicebox.fasta_v2, whole genome shotgun sequence:
AAACCCTTCGACTAGGAGGCTCACAACAAGGAATGTAtgtagtatttatatatacaggaAGCTAAGCAAATTTGAAGTCACAAAAGTCTCTCAGGGTTTTGCCAAGGATAGTGACAGAATGCCTTGATCTCTTAGTGGATCTAACTTCgtatttcacgataaacctgAAATTTGTAATAAGTATTCCTGGTAATTGTGAAACAAATAAACTAGCCAAAACAGAAACTGCCCTACAATTTGATTCAGGAGAAGAGGCATGTTATGAGTAACTATAGCTGACATACGAATTCTGGTAGGTGTTATAACAAGGCACTATCTAATTGGCAGACATGCCAGCATACTAGGAACACTGGCAGGAGGTAGAAGAAGAGGAGTCTATAAGACATCATCTTTCCGAATACAAGGCTTTGTATAAAAAGAGACGGAGTCTTGACGACGCTCCGGAGTTTGCACAGATACAACTTTTTGTACGGATGAACTTTATTAGAAGCACGGATAGTTCAGAGAGCAAACAATAGAAGGAAGGGATTTCAATCCCGGCGGTTCCCCAACGGATCTCCTAAAGGATCGCCTTTCTACCTGCCGACCTAACATAGTTCTTAGTTCAGAAAGTGTTCTCTATACGTACAACAAACAGAGGCCTATGACTTCTAACTCTATAGAATACTTTaagattatttaaattatttttatcaagaGATTGAATCTGTCATGTTTTCTACTGTAGCTTTCAATTAACTCTAGttacatattgaaaaagtgttggaatttaaaatattgcttgGCAACCCTAAAAAATTAGTAACCTTATTCTATCTTGCAGTTACATTCTTCTCTACCAACAACTACCGGCGACTACCGCATGACtgattttcattataaatatagaaCAACTAGGAGCGCGCACATAAATACGGGCTATATGTAAGCGAGTTTATCTACGCCACCAATTCAGCCAAGAATAGTCATTTGTATGCCGTTAGAGTAGGTGTCTACGCTGCTCAGATGTCCATCAATCGATCGAAGAGCGGTTGCTCTAGTGTAAAAAGGCACAGCGCTTCCAAAGTTATTTAAACGTTTCGCAGAAGTTAGACACAACAACCTACTATacccacaacaaaaacaacaacactagaGAAATAAAATCCACTggcttgttgttgcttattttaATTAGAACACGCGCGCACAGGAAATGCCATTTGAAGTTGCAAATGCTAACTGTACATTGTAGCGAAAACCATTTAAGGTGCGAGTAAACAATGCGATTCGCTAGCGGGTGAGTGCTTAACCCAGTTTTGGTACTTCTTTTGCAATATGTTGCATGCACACTACGCCAACATGCCCGTCAATTGATAATATTTACTTGTGTTGCACACACAATCAGTTGCATCGCTAGACAAATATGACAAATGTGGCAAGTGCAGCAAATGTGGCATGTTGCCGGACGATAAGCAAACCTTATGCGCTACACACGCTCCAACTACAGTGAAGCCTACGCGGatggaaattttcaaactttccgGAGGTTAATGGTAGGTTGCATAAGGAGGTCCAAGTAGACGGATAGCGaagtccttcttcacctggtctttctgacagtgtggaggtcttcctcctcctctgcttcccccggcgggtactgcttcgaatactctcagaactagagtgttttcatccattcgaacgacatgacctagccagagtagTCGCTGTCTCCAATTCGCCgtactatgccaatgtcgtcgatTGTTTcattgactgcggtattcgccgtcgCCAATgtgtaaaggaccataaattttccgcagaacctttctctcaaaagcTCGTAACGCTGACccatcagatgttgccatcgtctatgcctctgcatcgtctagtaggacgggaatgatgactGACTTGtggaatttggtctttgttcgtcgaaagaggaatttacttcacaattgcctactcagtccgaagtagcacctgttgacaagagttattctgcgttggatttcgaggccgACGTTAGGGTTGGAGTTACCTCTGCTTCCAAGATAGATGTTCCCGAACTAAGAGAAAAAATTGCGTTCTGTAAGCAAGTAGACCTCAGCTTCGTTCAAGTCCTTCAGAAGATTGCTTGGGTAATAAAAATTAGACACAACTTTATTGAAATTCCAAAAAGCACCCACTAAGATGCTGCGAAATACTGAAATTTTCTTGTGGACCCACTTAAAGTAGTTTCTACTGTACCGACTTAAACTTGACAAGTGACCACAGAATACATAAAGCGTCGGCGTTTTGATACACTGGCAGCCAATCAACCGCTGAATCGATTGACCAATAAGCCAAGCGCGCAAAAACCAGCAACCAACTAAACCAACGCCAATTAACGCGAACCCAGCTGCCAACATACTGACGTACAGCACACACGCAATTCACGAATAGAGCGACgacattggaaaaaaattgttgccattactgctgttgttgttgggtttAACCTTGATTAAAGGCGGTGGCGCATTAGACATATTTGCAGCGATCGAGTGTCAATTGCGGGCGAACATGCAACAAAGGCTACGAATACATACTTACGGCTTCGGTAGAttcagttatatatagtatttggTTCATAGCCAAGAGCGACGCCTTCTAGGCTTTCGGCTACAATTGTCTTCGGCGAGTACTTATCTTTATGATAATTGAGGCTTGAGTTGGAGGTCCATATACATGGTAACTATGAGTGATCTCGAATCATCATCTACGTTTCACAAAACCGTCAAATTCAATTCCCAAAAACGGTATCATGTGGGTTTTGCCGAACATGAGTTGTACCCATCGGAAGATTTAACATTTATGGTATACATAAGTCTTCTTCAGTTAGACTTGAAACTTCAGAAACTCATACTACAAGTTTGGCGAGTTCAAGTTGCATGATTCGAGGGTAAATCAAAGCAAGAAAAGGACAATTAATGCAAGAAATTGCcataattttaactaatttaaggAACTTGTGCCTCATAGGATtcgatttttgtatataacCCTATCTAGTAGAAGAAAAACATAATACAGATCTATCTCGCTATAATGAAACGATCTTTTATTCATATTCGGACTCATTTATGAAGCTTGTACCTCGTAGAGCTCGAATATTTTGTATTGCCTCATCtgtgtaaaacaaaattaatatagatCCATGTCTCCATATAGAATGAAACGATCGTTTGTCGATAATCTGGAACTCGATTTCACTATGGTTTCCTTCGATAATCAACTGAGCCATATTATCTTAGCAAGCTAGTATTCTAAAAAAAAGACTTATAGGAAAGTCTAACATAATCTAACCATATACATCTATACTCAATAGCCTCTACAGATATGGAATCCTACAATGTCAGCTGCGAAAATAGCAAAATCTTTATGAAATTCTTCATTGCCACATTTTTCAGAAACCTCGCAACCACAGGAACTACATATAGCACTTATTCCCTCTCGATTTTAAAGCCCATTTGTCGAATAACCGACCGATATCAAtagccatttatttatttgtagttAGAAGAACAATTGGATCTTATAAACTTAAAGATATAAACGTTATTCCAGAAATCTTTCATATGTATGAAGTTTTGAGAAATGTATTCTCCCTGTAAACTTTGAAGCCTATTTGAAGACTATCTGGCGTTATCTAGAGCCATTAACTTTAAGATCTCGGAATAATATCAAGATTCTTGCGGCTTTAGTTTTATTGcaactttatttaaaagttaagTTCTGGAAGGGATGGACtcaggaaatatttttcatgggTCTGGCATTTTCTTGATACTTCACACGCAGAAACCTAAAGACCGTCCAGCCGatagtcgttgttgttgttgtagcggtagaaAATATCATTGAAGTACTTTCGAGAAACGCTGCCTAATTGACAGTTCTTTTCCAGATAAAAGCCGGTCCATTCTGGTTACTTAAATGTGACTAACGTGGGAACGAAACCAATAATATTACCTTTTTTTGAACGAAATTCAACCAACCCACAAAGCCTCTCGCTATCTGAAATCTGAAGCTTCGAGCTTATATTGCGCTATAATgcgctttttataccctgaacaggatatattaagttccAAACCTAAAAGGAccctataatgtatatatacaaatgataaGTGCGTCTGTCTCTCCGTCTCTcagtatatacacgaactagttcctcagtttttgagatattaatcTGAAAGTTTGGACCCGACCTCTTCTCATTGAAGAAGTGGTAACGGTTATCGCACCGCTGTGACATATGTATAGCTGGAaagaagtgcttgtatggaaaacgttttcaattgacgagatatcttcaataAATTTGGCTTGGGTTATTGTCGAAACCAATGGTggaatttccgaagaaattgctcaggtCGAGTTGCTATAGCAAATAAATAGCTGGCATTCAAACTAACCGACCAAAGTTCTGGTAAGAATCTTGTGTATAGCTTCCGTCCAACCGACACTAACATTTTTCCCGTTTCATTCTCCTCTGCGATATAAGCAATGTCCCTGTGAAGGTTATAATAGTTTCAGTGCAGCCGTAGTTAGCGTGTCTGCGTATTTACCTTACCTTTAATGCTTGCCAGCGACTCGCCACATCCTCTTTGCTGTCAATAACAAtcaaaattgcatttaatttgtaTGACCCAAAGTCATACGATATGAATTGTTGCACACTACAACTATTTACCATCATCATTACTACTGCATATGATTTTGGTGGCATGCCACTAACGAATGGTTCGGCAATCAGGCAGGCAGACAGCTGGACATAGAGGCATGCAGCTGCAATTTGGCTAGTTCACAGTGCACATGACGTGTTGCCACTTGTggcatacacttacatacatctATGAGGTATAGATTACACACACACCAATACCAACACAATTACATGCTTAATCACAATTTAAAGTTACCTGATTCACATCTGTTGCCGAACTTCCTTTTTGCTCGCCGTTTGTCCACCAATAATGCACTGCACATTAGTGGGATTCCTGCACCACACCTCGCTCTGCTTGCCACACAACTCATCAAGCTGTGGCGGTAACTTTGTGGCACTATAATTTACTACTGGCTAATCAAGATTATATTTCGGTCATAATTCATTGGCACTGCGTTGTATTATATACACTTCacacatatagatatatacatatatacacgtatatacatacatatatatatcgcCGATTGTGTGGCGGCATAAAATAACTAATGTGGTCAATATTTACGCTTCGAGCACAGCTGATTGGCTGGCCTTGATATGCCGCATGGTTGCACGGCAGATCTAGCATACACACATGTTTATAGTATATACGTATTTGGCAAATAgtctacatttatttatttatgccgtTTGAGAACTAAATCAGTCGCTCAATTAGTCAATGAAATAACTACTTGATGGTGtcataaatttttatcttttatttgttatttactaCTTAAATACAGTAGATGAGGAGAATACTATCTGAAAATATACCAACTGGTCCAAAGGAACAGCGTAGTAGGGATGAGGTTATACTCCGTTGATCTTGATATATTTCTCTATCCGTCTATCAAAATCAGCGGGTATCTTCCAAAAGCAGGTACTAGGTTTAGAGAAGGTCTGTGGAGTTATACCGAACAACTACGGTAAGATACAGAAAGCTTCTTCTGCTTCTTTGTCAGCGTAAACACCGCGTAACAGAGTTAagaacagcacgccagtcgttcttcttttgcTGTTTAGCATCAATTGTAGACTTCCAGgtggtccttttccacctggtctttccatcggagtggaggtcttcctcttcctctgctttcaccggcgggtactcagtcgaatactttcagagcttaaatgttttcatctattcggaaGATATGATCTAACCAGCGCAGCCGTTGTCTCGTTGTcctatatctcgtacaactcatcgttccatcgacgccggtattcgccgttgccaatgcccaaaggaccataaatcttccgcaaaactttCTTTCGAAAATCCCTAACTCTGACTCCTCAGATGTTTTCGTCGTCCATGCAGCCGGGAATAAtcagtgacttatagagtttggtttttgttcgtcgaaagattactttacttctcaattgcctacccagtccaaagtagcacctgttggcaagacttattctgcgttgaatttcaaggctgactttgttgttgctgttaatactcgttcgaagatagacgaaattatctacgacttcaaaactgtcaaaagtgacgtgagagccaagtcgagagtgcgacgactgttagtttgatgacaggagatatttcgtcttgctcacGTTCACTACCACATCCATTTGGTTTGCTTATTTGTCCaacctggaaaaagcagaaataATGTACGCCAACAGTTGTACACTGTTGTAGAgtgtctctagtctctattcagctctgcagctcgaattatattctccagcaatagattgacgATAGGAAAtcccttgtctgaaacctcgttcggTTTTTGATAAATCATATCTTAAAAACGCGCAGATTCTCGAAATTATACTTCATTAAcaacaagtacatatgtactctcTCAAGCTTCACTACTACGCAGGGCTTGATCTTTTTCCCCCACCTCTTTCAAAACTAAATATGGTATATTTACAAAAGTGGTCGTTcctcaaaaaaatgttgctctCTCAACGGTCCAACAAAAAATGCTATTCACTTACTTCGTAGTTCTACTGCAAGTCTGCAAATTCAAGCAGTTACATAGGAAAATTAATCATTGTCGATTATACCCTAATTATAGACAAGGTGTGCTCGGAGGTAAGTACACAGTGGCCAAAACTATCGCCGGAGTACCTGAAGAAATCCTATAGTTCCTGCTCTTTGAACAATTCGTTCCCAAAACACTTAAAGATGAACCAGTTTTCTATTGAGTAATTTCGTAAGGCGGAAATTCGGTAACTTCACAGTTCGTTATGTGGATCAAGACTGTCTTACATTTCCAGCTCACAAAATTAAGGATCTTTACTTAAAAGTTCTCTCATAAGGGCAATTCGTTCGCAAAGGTCAGTTTGTGAGCTATGCTTTAAGGCTTCTACATCATTCATCTTATAGTCATACGAGATGTGGTATAGATGATGGAATGATTTTGAGACTAGTAACTCAAAATCTAATCGATTTTACTCTGAGCTAAACAAATATTCTCAACTTGTGAGTTGACGTAAGAAAAATTCAAAGGTTCAGTAATTATAAAGAGATCCTTTTGGGAAGATGCAGAAAGAGAGTAAATAACGAGTACATTATAGTTCTTCGCAAGAATATCATTCTATTCGATCCAATTGTAAAAGGCAAACCTTAAACAACATATTGATAGTTCAATTACGGGAAAATCAAGGGCGAGTTACTACCGGTTCAAACTGACCATCGAATAAAAGGACGAAAAGACGAAGCAAGAAACTTACCACTCAGTTCAGTCAACGAAGAAGTTCCTAGCAATTGAATAAGATGGATATTATGGAACATaactttcaaattcaaatttattataattcagtagcaataaacaatttaattcaCATTAGTAATATAAACCAACAATAAATCGAAAgagattataaatttttaagacgaaatcaagcatttatttttgtaagaaaaacttcAATCCTCATCAGCTGGTTCACTTTTAATATTCAATACGGCAAAGTCATCAGAGGCAATGATGCCCATATCCGCCATATCGCCGTCGACTGCTTCCGAATCCTTTCGCTGCTCTGTTAGAGAGCGATTACGCTTTCCATATTCCGCGGGCGTTGCGAGCGAGCGCTTGTCGCCAACAACGGGACCAGAAGCCGTAAAACATGACGAAATGGTGTTGACATGTGAAGAGCTTGAAGAGTCACGACAAACCTTAGGATTGCTGGAGGACGCCCATGCAGGTGTTTTGTCATCATTGCGTACGAATTTGTTGTAACCCATATTGAAGGGTACCGCGCGCACAGCCGGACTGCGATCACTAGCGCTCACGCTAAGTGCCGGCGATGTTCTCGAGCTAGTCGTGTTGGTGAGAACAGTTGAGACAGTAGCGTTTGCGCTGGATATAATGCTACGAAAAGGTGTGGGTAATTTGAAAACCTCTCTGCCCACGACATGGGCGGGCGAACGGCGATGGGCAATTGTGATTTTCGGTGAGGTGCACACCGGTCCTTTGGTATTGGCAGTGGTAGTTAAATAGTTGCTGGTGGCAGTAACATTTGGTAAGGCGCCACAAACCGAATAACGGCGTGCTGGCGGACGCGCACCGACACGAATTGTTGATGGCTTGCGATCAGCCTTAACGGTTGCATGAGTTGAGCTCCCGGACGCGGCGGACACGACTGTCGAGGAACTAATACTCCTAACCGGTGTCACCAATTGACGTAGCTTTTGATTAGTTGCTGTGTTAGCGGTGGGAGTTGGTGAAGCGGTGGGGGTTGATGAATCGGTGGTGGCCAACTTATTGCCGGTTGCGACCTTATTGGATGTAGCCTCAGCGGTGCTGCGCGGCACAATGAACGTGCCAACACCGCTGCCATTCACGGCATTCTCTAAATTGGTGTAAGTTTCATTGATTTTGGGGTAAATCCGGTAAATGCGTCGATGCACGATCTCACCGTTGTTCGACCCATAAGCACCACTTGTGGCGGGCAAGTTGTAAGCTGAAGTGCCGACGTCGTTCACCTTAACCAATTTACGTATGAGACGTATACCTGATGTTGTGGTTGTGGTGTTTGTTGTTTGCGTAGAAGTTGCAGTTCCACCGGCTCTGGAGAGCAACATGGGTGTCGGCCTATTCGTCTTTTGAtatgcagttgttgttggagcATTGAAAGGTGAAACACGTAGTGATAGTGGAGGCGGCGGTTGTGATGGCGTAGAACGCATCGATGGAGTTGGTGAAATCATAGCACACTTTTCTGCGCTCGTCTTAGCGGCCAACTCGCTACTACCACCGCTCAAGTTCATCGATGGAGTTGATAAGGTCATAGAACACTCTTCTGCGCTCGCCTTAGTGGCCAATTTGCTACTGCCACCACTCAAGTTCAAGTTGAGCTCTGGCGTATGCTTGGCTGCTTGCACCATAGCGACGAGTTCGCGCACTAAATGCAATTCGTCGCTACTTACCGCGCTCAATTGCTTCGGTATGATGGCTTTCGTTTCGTCGTGTGTCGGGAAATCGTTAGGGCTATCGAAGACTTCCATTAATGACTCGAAGATCTTCTTCTTGAAATGCAACTTTTGGCGCACATTCATTTCGCTCAAGTAGGGTTTTAATGAGTCGAAGAACTCATCGTCGCTTGAAGTTGGCGGCAGATTGCATTGTACGCCTTGATCGTTAAAAGCTTGTGAAGCAGTGAGATCGTGCAATACAACTTTTCTAGGTGGACTTAAAGAGCTTTCCTCTCTGAACGTTTTAATGAGTGTGGCTGTGGCTTGTTGTGACCCTACCATATTGATATCACCTTGTGGTATACATAAGGTACGTGTTCTTTTATGCGCTGTAAGATTTGTGGTTTGATTTTCAACTGACGCTGTGTCGCCTGCTTTCTTCGACAGCTTAGCAGCCGCAATCAATTGGTTTGTAGCCTCGCCTAGTGATTTCAAACGGTGTGAGCTTCGCCTAATACTTTTCATGGAACTATCTTTTTGACGCAAATTACGCTGACTTGCCGAATTCTTACCGGAGCCACGTTTACAAGCGCGCTTATAACGATATTGTCGTGTTTTAACAAAATCGTCTTTTGGTTCATCGTTTTGTTCGTCAACTTCAGTCTCATCAACATTGCTCTCCGGCTGCTCAATTTCATTATGCTCAAATTCGCCTAAAATACTCTCAGTAGCTGCTGCATTGGCTTCATTTTCTGGTGCGGAATCAGGTTCATTGCTATCGCCACTTTTCTTGATAAAAAATGTACCGGACTCACTATTCGTGGGACTGATGTAAAATGTGCCGACTTTACTCTTTGAACTCGTTGACTTCTTAGTCACTTCAGCTTCAACAAAAGCTTGTAGCTTTTCTTCTGTATCAACAAGCTTTCCTAAGGACTGTGCCTTTCTAATAGGCCTACTTTCAGTCACTTTAATATCCTCGCTGTTCTTTCTCAACACTTTAAGTCTAGCAGATGGTGGTCTTTTGCCGGCAGCTTCTACCTTAACATCTTCAGTATTATGTTTTTCTCTAATTTTAATCCCTACCCCATTCTTAATATTTCCTTTTAACTGCTCGTTTTCGCGTTTGATCGCATCCTCTTCAAATAAATCGTCGTCTACTTCAGTCTTGATCGAGCCGCCTGCATTTTCTTTAACTTTGTTATCAACACTTGTCGTTTCAATCTCTGCTCCTTCATCATCGCTTTCGCGAAACGGCAGTTCGTCATTTATATGGGGTATAAGAAATTCTAACACATCGTGCAGGTTGTTCTCTCGTGCGCGATTACCTTTACGCGTTTTGGGTGATACAACTAGTTGTTGTGCGAAAGTGGTTCGTATATTGCGCCAACGTTGCTTGCAGCTATCAACTGTAATGaaagttaacaaaaaaaaaagaaatgttttcgGTATTGTAACGGTATTTAAAATATGGATCGATATAAAGTGTAGAATTAGTTGTTGCTACTTCTGAATTTTTATCCATTTATCATACATTAGTTTCTGtaactgtcaggagctctctaacaactccagcttcagacaaCCTGACCATTGCAGTGTATTCCAAGACGAGGTTCTTGCCTTTAAGGTAGTAGTAGATTTAccgctccggagtgcagcctccttcaaaGAAGtaaccatccactcagatagcaagGCGGgaatactagccttgaactcatgaACAGTGCATTCAAGGTTGGTCAAGGAGTGCTTAACCTCGCTATACATAGCATCGAGTGTCCTTGTGATAAAACTGGTATGActgccaggccacagcgga
This window harbors:
- the LOC126763778 gene encoding uncharacterized protein LOC126763778, whose protein sequence is MNNQSNVRLCRAVQHQPCIYDHAVANAVTREAYDRAWLEIAKTCEESVDSCKQRWRNIRTTFAQQLVVSPKTRKGNRARENNLHDVLEFLIPHINDELPFRESDDEGAEIETTSVDNKVKENAGGSIKTEVDDDLFEEDAIKRENEQLKGNIKNGVGIKIREKHNTEDVKVEAAGKRPPSARLKVLRKNSEDIKVTESRPIRKAQSLGKLVDTEEKLQAFVEAEVTKKSTSSKSKVGTFYISPTNSESGTFFIKKSGDSNEPDSAPENEANAAATESILGEFEHNEIEQPESNVDETEVDEQNDEPKDDFVKTRQYRYKRACKRGSGKNSASQRNLRQKDSSMKSIRRSSHRLKSLGEATNQLIAAAKLSKKAGDTASVENQTTNLTAHKRTRTLCIPQGDINMVGSQQATATLIKTFREESSLSPPRKVVLHDLTASQAFNDQGVQCNLPPTSSDDEFFDSLKPYLSEMNVRQKLHFKKKIFESLMEVFDSPNDFPTHDETKAIIPKQLSAVSSDELHLVRELVAMVQAAKHTPELNLNLSGGSSKLATKASAEECSMTLSTPSMNLSGGSSELAAKTSAEKCAMISPTPSMRSTPSQPPPPLSLRVSPFNAPTTTAYQKTNRPTPMLLSRAGGTATSTQTTNTTTTTSGIRLIRKLVKVNDVGTSAYNLPATSGAYGSNNGEIVHRRIYRIYPKINETYTNLENAVNGSGVGTFIVPRSTAEATSNKVATGNKLATTDSSTPTASPTPTANTATNQKLRQLVTPVRSISSSTVVSAASGSSTHATVKADRKPSTIRVGARPPARRYSVCGALPNVTATSNYLTTTANTKGPVCTSPKITIAHRRSPAHVVGREVFKLPTPFRSIISSANATVSTVLTNTTSSRTSPALSVSASDRSPAVRAVPFNMGYNKFVRNDDKTPAWASSSNPKVCRDSSSSSHVNTISSCFTASGPVVGDKRSLATPAEYGKRNRSLTEQRKDSEAVDGDMADMGIIASDDFAVLNIKSEPADED